A genomic region of Janthinobacterium lividum contains the following coding sequences:
- a CDS encoding hemin-degrading factor: MPPICNTELVAGEFARLRREKKARHRDIAEELAISEGELIAAHAGLSLADGALLGAERLQADWPAIIAALEPLGEVMALTRNASCVHEKTGVYRKASHNNHVGLVLGGDIDLRVFYRQWAHGFAVREMGEKEVQRSLQFFDAAGHAVHKIFLKPQSDLAAYDALVARFADADQAAGIAVTAPAPPPAELPDAQIDVAGFRAAWADLRDTHEFFTVLKKYSVSRLQGLRLAEARFVQQLDKSCVLDLLNNAALEKVAIMAFVGNAGMIQIHSGPVHKIAVMGPWINVLDQRFNLHLREDHIASAWVVKKPTVDGLVTSVELFDAKGDTIVMFFGERKPGVHELCEWRNVVERVLQEGELCAA; this comes from the coding sequence GCCGCGAAAAGAAAGCCCGCCACCGCGATATCGCCGAGGAACTGGCCATTTCCGAAGGCGAGCTAATCGCCGCGCACGCCGGCCTGTCGCTGGCCGATGGCGCCTTGCTGGGCGCCGAGCGCCTGCAGGCCGACTGGCCCGCCATCATCGCCGCCCTGGAACCGCTGGGCGAAGTCATGGCGCTGACGCGCAACGCCTCGTGCGTGCATGAAAAGACGGGCGTGTATCGAAAAGCCAGCCACAACAACCACGTGGGCCTGGTGCTCGGTGGCGATATCGACCTGCGCGTGTTTTACCGCCAGTGGGCGCATGGTTTTGCCGTTCGCGAGATGGGCGAGAAGGAAGTGCAGCGCAGCCTGCAGTTTTTCGATGCGGCCGGCCATGCCGTGCACAAGATTTTCCTCAAGCCGCAAAGCGACCTGGCCGCCTACGACGCGCTGGTGGCGCGCTTCGCCGATGCGGATCAGGCGGCCGGCATTGCCGTGACGGCGCCGGCGCCGCCGCCGGCGGAACTGCCCGACGCGCAGATCGACGTGGCCGGCTTTCGCGCCGCCTGGGCCGACTTGCGCGACACGCATGAATTTTTCACCGTGCTGAAAAAATATTCGGTCTCGCGCCTGCAAGGCCTGCGCCTGGCCGAGGCGCGTTTCGTGCAGCAGCTCGACAAATCCTGCGTGCTCGACCTGCTCAATAATGCCGCCCTCGAAAAGGTGGCCATCATGGCCTTCGTCGGCAATGCCGGCATGATCCAGATCCATTCGGGGCCCGTGCACAAGATCGCCGTGATGGGGCCGTGGATCAATGTCCTGGACCAGCGCTTCAACCTGCATTTGCGCGAAGACCATATCGCCAGCGCCTGGGTGGTGAAAAAGCCGACCGTCGATGGCCTGGTGACATCGGTGGAGCTGTTCGACGCCAAGGGCGACACCATCGTCATGTTCTTCGGCGAACGCAAGCCGGGCGTGCACGAATTGTGCGAATGGCGCAACGTCGTCGAGCGGGTGCTGCAGGAGGGCGAACTATGCGCCGCATGA